Proteins from a genomic interval of Burkholderia cepacia GG4:
- a CDS encoding branched-chain amino acid ABC transporter substrate-binding protein, protein MQHTMKKLAGATFVAVMSLAGTAHADDVKIGYAGPMTGAQAHYGKDMQNGIALALEDFNATNPKIGGKPVKFVLETQDDQADPRTGTTVAQKLVDDGIKGMLGHFNSGTTIPASRIYANAGIPEIAMATAPEYTQQGYKTTFRMMTSDTQQGSVAGTFASKDLGMKKIAIVDDRTAYGQGLADQFEKAAKAGGATIVDREFTNDKAVDFKAILTKLKAAKPDLVYYGGADSQAAPMVKQMKTLGMTAPLMSGEMVKTPTFLKIAGNAADGTIASLAGLPLEEMPGGKTYADKYKKRFGEDVQTYSPYAYDGAMAMLNAMKKADSTDPAKYLPVLAKTDMSGVTSSHVAYDAKGDLKNGGITMYKVEKGEWKPLKSIGGK, encoded by the coding sequence ATGCAACACACGATGAAAAAGCTGGCAGGCGCGACGTTCGTCGCGGTCATGTCGCTGGCGGGGACGGCCCATGCGGATGACGTGAAGATCGGTTACGCAGGGCCGATGACGGGCGCCCAGGCTCACTACGGCAAGGATATGCAGAACGGGATCGCGCTCGCGCTGGAAGACTTCAACGCGACGAACCCGAAGATCGGCGGCAAGCCGGTGAAGTTCGTGCTCGAGACGCAAGACGACCAGGCTGACCCGCGCACCGGCACGACGGTCGCGCAGAAGCTCGTCGACGACGGCATCAAGGGCATGCTCGGCCACTTCAACTCGGGCACGACGATCCCGGCCTCGCGCATCTATGCGAACGCCGGCATTCCGGAAATCGCGATGGCGACGGCGCCGGAATACACGCAGCAGGGTTACAAGACGACCTTCCGCATGATGACGTCCGACACGCAGCAGGGCTCGGTGGCGGGCACCTTCGCGTCGAAGGATCTCGGCATGAAGAAGATCGCGATCGTCGACGACCGCACGGCCTACGGCCAGGGTCTCGCCGACCAGTTCGAGAAGGCCGCGAAGGCCGGCGGCGCGACGATCGTCGACCGTGAATTCACGAACGACAAGGCGGTCGACTTCAAGGCGATCCTGACCAAGCTGAAGGCGGCGAAGCCGGACCTCGTCTACTACGGCGGCGCGGATTCGCAGGCAGCGCCGATGGTCAAGCAGATGAAGACGCTCGGCATGACGGCACCGCTGATGAGCGGCGAAATGGTGAAGACGCCGACGTTCCTGAAGATCGCGGGCAACGCGGCCGACGGCACGATCGCATCGCTGGCAGGCCTCCCGCTGGAAGAAATGCCGGGCGGCAAGACCTACGCCGACAAGTACAAGAAGCGCTTCGGCGAAGACGTGCAGACCTACTCGCCGTACGCGTACGACGGCGCGATGGCGATGCTCAACGCGATGAAGAAGGCCGATTCGACCGACCCGGCGAAGTACCTGCCGGTGCTCGCGAAGACCGACATGTCCGGCGTCACGTCGTCGCACGTCGCGTACGACGCGAAGGGCGACCTGAAGAACGGCGGCATCACGATGTACAAGGTCGAGAAGGGCGAGTGGAAGCCGCTGAAGAGCATCGGCGGCAAGTAA
- a CDS encoding transporter substrate-binding domain-containing protein: MKTFATLAAAAMLCCAAAHAQTGAGAVAAGSRLDDVLARGSLRVCTTGDYKPYSYYRTDGRFEGIDIDMAESLAKSLGVKADYVKTSWSNLTGDFVAKCDIAVGGVSTTLERQKRVFFTQPYVVDGKTPIVRCADADKYQTVTQIDRPDTRVIVNPGGTNERFAKQFFTHANLSVYPDNVTIFKQILAGKADVMVTDASETLLQQKLNPGLCSVHPDKPFQFGEKAYMVPRGDVAFQQYVDQWLHLALSTGEYQAISDKWLK; this comes from the coding sequence ATGAAGACATTCGCCACGCTCGCTGCGGCCGCCATGCTGTGCTGCGCCGCCGCGCACGCGCAGACCGGCGCGGGCGCCGTCGCCGCCGGCTCGCGGCTCGACGACGTGCTCGCACGCGGCTCGCTGCGCGTATGCACGACGGGCGACTACAAGCCGTATTCGTACTACCGGACGGACGGCCGCTTCGAGGGCATCGACATCGACATGGCCGAATCGCTCGCGAAATCGCTCGGCGTGAAGGCCGACTACGTGAAGACGAGCTGGTCGAACCTCACCGGCGACTTCGTCGCGAAGTGCGATATCGCGGTCGGCGGCGTCTCGACCACGCTCGAGCGCCAGAAGCGCGTGTTCTTCACGCAGCCGTACGTCGTCGACGGCAAGACGCCGATCGTGCGCTGCGCGGACGCCGACAAGTACCAGACCGTCACGCAGATCGACCGGCCCGATACGCGCGTGATCGTGAACCCGGGCGGCACCAACGAGCGCTTTGCGAAGCAGTTCTTCACGCACGCGAACCTGAGCGTCTATCCCGACAACGTGACGATCTTCAAGCAGATCCTCGCCGGCAAGGCGGACGTCATGGTGACGGATGCGTCCGAGACGCTGCTGCAGCAAAAGCTGAACCCGGGCCTGTGCTCGGTGCATCCGGACAAGCCGTTCCAGTTCGGCGAGAAGGCGTACATGGTGCCGCGCGGCGACGTCGCGTTCCAGCAGTACGTCGACCAGTGGCTGCACCTCGCACTGTCGACCGGCGAATACCAGGCGATCTCCGACAAGTGGCTGAAGTAA
- a CDS encoding primosomal protein N': protein MDGTYLRVALDHPLATLFDYRCDVQPTPEPGTLVQVPFGKRLVVGLVCEVTTHTDVPPSRLRAVDAICTELPPLSPDWLALVSFAADYYQRGRGEVALPALPQALRDAERWGRLLAPEVRYRLTEAGRAALPDALPARGAALRRLAQALADTDSLTLPDARALHPKAGATLDDWAARGWVGVEEIGWADAPVPKAVDNLSTTGGRAVPPALTDQQAEALDAIRAAQGFAPFLLHGVTGSGKTEVYLHALAALLDARADAQALVLVPEINLTPQFEAAFRARFAGTLADDAIVTLHSGLAEGERARNWLAAHTGRARIVLGTRLAVLASLPTLALIVVDEEHEPAYKQQEGLRYSARDLAVWRAKYLGIPVVLGSATPSLETWWQAEQGRYTRLTLSRRAVADATLPTVRLIDLEEERRRGRASMGGLSGPLVAALKARLERSEQSLVFLNRRGYAPQLACDACGWVAGCPRCSAYVVLHKPEHALRCHHCGWEARIPRSCPECGNVDIAPLGRGTQRIEEALAEAVPGARVLRIDADSTRRKGSAQALFSDVHAGEVDILVGTQMIAKGHDFQRVSLVGVLNADTALFSHDFRASERLFAQLMQVSGRAGRAGLPGEVLVQTRYPRHALYHALGRQDYVGFANSTLGERRDAHLPPFVYQALLRAEGRTLDAALAFLLQAAAALPGLPGADRVTVYDAVPMTIVKVANVHRAQLLLESASRAALQHALRAWQPELRRLKGVLRWSVEVDPLDI, encoded by the coding sequence ATGGACGGCACCTACCTGCGGGTCGCGCTCGACCATCCGCTCGCCACCCTGTTCGATTACCGCTGCGACGTGCAGCCGACACCTGAGCCCGGCACGCTCGTGCAGGTGCCGTTCGGCAAGCGGCTGGTCGTCGGGCTCGTCTGCGAAGTGACGACTCACACCGACGTGCCGCCGTCGCGGCTGCGTGCGGTCGACGCGATCTGCACCGAACTGCCGCCGCTGTCGCCGGACTGGCTCGCGCTCGTCTCGTTCGCGGCCGACTACTACCAGCGCGGCCGCGGCGAAGTCGCACTGCCGGCGCTGCCGCAGGCGCTGCGCGACGCGGAGCGCTGGGGGCGGTTGCTGGCGCCCGAGGTGCGCTACCGGCTGACCGAAGCCGGCCGCGCGGCGCTCCCCGACGCACTGCCCGCGCGCGGGGCCGCGCTGCGGCGGCTCGCGCAGGCGCTCGCCGACACCGATTCGCTGACGCTGCCCGACGCGCGCGCGCTGCACCCGAAGGCGGGCGCGACGCTCGACGACTGGGCGGCGCGCGGCTGGGTCGGCGTCGAGGAAATCGGCTGGGCCGATGCGCCTGTGCCCAAAGCTGTGGATAACCTGTCGACAACCGGTGGGCGAGCTGTGCCGCCGGCGCTCACCGATCAGCAGGCCGAGGCGCTCGACGCGATCCGCGCCGCGCAGGGCTTCGCACCGTTCCTGCTGCATGGCGTGACGGGCAGCGGCAAGACCGAGGTTTATCTGCATGCGCTCGCGGCGCTGCTCGACGCGCGCGCTGACGCACAAGCGCTCGTGCTCGTTCCCGAAATCAACCTGACGCCGCAGTTCGAGGCCGCGTTTCGCGCGCGCTTCGCGGGCACGCTCGCCGACGATGCGATCGTCACCCTGCACAGCGGGCTCGCCGAGGGCGAGCGCGCGCGCAACTGGCTCGCCGCACACACGGGCCGCGCGCGGATCGTGCTCGGCACGCGACTCGCCGTGCTCGCATCGCTGCCGACGCTCGCGCTGATCGTCGTCGACGAGGAGCACGAGCCCGCGTACAAGCAGCAGGAAGGGCTGCGCTATTCGGCGCGCGATCTCGCGGTGTGGCGCGCGAAGTATCTCGGCATTCCGGTCGTGCTCGGTTCGGCGACGCCGTCGCTCGAGACCTGGTGGCAGGCCGAGCAGGGCCGCTACACGCGGCTCACGCTGTCGCGCCGCGCGGTGGCCGACGCGACGCTGCCCACCGTGCGGCTGATCGATCTCGAGGAGGAGCGGCGGCGCGGGCGCGCGTCGATGGGCGGGCTGTCGGGGCCGCTCGTCGCGGCGCTGAAGGCGCGGCTCGAGCGCAGCGAACAGAGCCTCGTGTTCCTGAACCGGCGCGGTTATGCGCCGCAGCTCGCCTGCGACGCGTGCGGCTGGGTCGCCGGGTGTCCGCGCTGCAGCGCCTACGTCGTGCTGCACAAACCGGAGCACGCGCTGCGCTGCCATCACTGCGGCTGGGAGGCACGCATTCCGCGGTCATGCCCGGAGTGCGGGAACGTGGATATCGCGCCGCTCGGGCGCGGTACGCAGCGTATCGAGGAAGCGCTCGCCGAGGCCGTGCCGGGCGCGCGCGTACTCCGGATTGACGCGGACAGCACGCGGCGCAAGGGCAGCGCGCAGGCGCTTTTCTCGGACGTGCACGCGGGTGAGGTCGACATCCTGGTCGGTACGCAGATGATCGCCAAGGGGCACGACTTCCAGCGCGTGTCGCTCGTCGGCGTGCTCAATGCCGACACGGCGCTGTTTTCGCACGACTTCCGCGCGAGCGAGCGGCTGTTCGCGCAGCTGATGCAGGTGAGCGGCCGCGCGGGGCGCGCCGGGCTGCCGGGCGAGGTGCTCGTGCAGACCCGTTACCCGCGTCACGCGCTGTATCACGCGCTCGGGCGGCAGGACTACGTCGGCTTCGCGAATTCGACGCTCGGCGAGCGCCGCGATGCGCACCTGCCACCGTTCGTCTATCAGGCGCTGCTGCGCGCCGAAGGGCGCACGCTCGACGCGGCGCTCGCGTTCCTGCTGCAGGCCGCGGCCGCATTGCCGGGGCTGCCGGGCGCCGATCGCGTGACCGTGTACGACGCGGTGCCGATGACGATCGTGAAGGTCGCGAACGTCCACCGCGCGCAGCTGCTGCTCGAAAGCGCGTCGCGGGCCGCGCTGCAGCATGCGCTGCGCGCATGGCAGCCGGAGCTGCGCAGGCTGAAGGGCGTGCTGCGCTGGAGCGTCGAAGTCGATCCGCTGGACATCTGA
- the putA gene encoding trifunctional transcriptional regulator/proline dehydrogenase/L-glutamate gamma-semialdehyde dehydrogenase — MASTTLGVKVDDLLRSRLKDAAARLERTPHWLIKQAIFAYLERIEHGQLPPELSGSSGVTELADGQSPDGDDDNSPHPFLEFAQNVQPQSVLRAAITAAYRRPEPECVPFLLGQARLPANLQADVQTLATALVEALREKSSGGGVEGLIHEFSLSSQEGVALMCLAEALLRIPDRATRDALIRDKISKGDWRSHVGHAPSLFVNAATWGLMITGKLVTTNSEAGLSSALTRLIGRGGEPLIRKGVDMAMRLMGEQFVTGETISEALANSRKYEARGFRYSYDMLGEAATTEEDAQRYYASYEQAIHAIGKAAGGRGIYEGPGISIKLSALHARYSRSQQDRTMSELLPRVRSLALLARRYDIGLNIDAEEADRLELSLDLLEALCFDPELAGWNGIGFVVQGYQKRCPFVIDYLIDLARRSRHRLMIRLVKGAYWDTEIKRAQVDGLEGYPVYTRKIYTDVSYLACAKKLLAAPDAVYPQFATHNAYTLAAIYHLAGQNYYPGQYEFQCLHGMGEPLYEEVTGRDKLNRPCRVYAPVGTHETLLAYLVRRLLENGANTSFVNRIADKTVSVKELVADPVDEAAKVVPLGAPHAKIPLPRHLYGDERPNSMGLDLSNEHRLASLSSALLASAHHPWRAAPLLADDALADAPARDVRNPADQRDVVGTVSEATAEHVSAALAHAVAAAPIWQATPVDARADCLVRAADLLEAQMHTLMGLIVREAGKSLPNAIAEIREAVDFLRYYAAQIRDEFSNDTHRPLGPVVCISPWNFPLAIFMGQVAAALAAGNTVLAKPAEQTPLIAAQAVRLLREAGVPAGAVQLLPGTGETVGAALVADARTRAVMFTGSTEVARLINKTLSARLDPDGKPIPLIAETGGQNAMIVDSSALAEQVVADVMQSSFDSAGQRCSALRVLCLQDDVADRTLTMLKGAMHELALGNPDRLSTDVGPVIDGEAKQTIDTHVATMTDKGHTVTQLPAPDACAHGTFVPPTLIEIGSIDELKREVFGPVLHVVRYRRSQLDKLLEQIRATGYGLTLGIHTRIDETIAHVISNAHVGNIYVNRNVIGAVVGVQPFGGEGLSGTGPKAGGALYLQRLLATRPSGLPRSLAQMLIADGAVEGDARGNPAAVLTALRDWLIEQREPALAARCDGYLAQVPAGATAVLTGPTGERNTYTLGPRGTVLCVAATPSGARAQFAAVLATGNRALFAGAAGEALVAALPAALKAHAAVRKQADVPFDAVLFEGDSDELQTLVKEIAQRPGPIVSVQGVSAGAFEHGDAEDYALERLLTERSVSVNTAAAGGNANLMTIG, encoded by the coding sequence ATGGCAAGCACGACTCTCGGCGTCAAAGTCGACGACCTTCTCCGCTCGCGCCTGAAAGACGCGGCCGCGCGTCTCGAGCGCACTCCCCACTGGCTGATCAAGCAGGCGATCTTCGCGTATCTCGAGCGGATCGAGCACGGCCAGTTGCCGCCCGAGCTGTCGGGCAGCAGCGGTGTCACGGAGCTCGCCGACGGCCAGTCGCCGGACGGCGACGACGACAACTCGCCGCATCCGTTCCTCGAGTTCGCGCAGAACGTGCAGCCGCAATCGGTGCTGCGCGCGGCGATCACGGCCGCGTATCGCCGCCCGGAGCCGGAATGCGTGCCGTTTCTGCTGGGCCAGGCGCGCCTGCCGGCGAACCTGCAGGCCGATGTGCAGACGCTCGCGACGGCGCTCGTCGAGGCGCTGCGCGAGAAGAGCTCGGGCGGCGGCGTCGAAGGGCTGATCCACGAGTTCTCGCTGTCGAGCCAGGAAGGCGTCGCGCTGATGTGTCTCGCGGAAGCGCTGCTGCGGATTCCCGATCGCGCGACGCGCGATGCGCTGATTCGCGACAAGATCAGCAAGGGCGACTGGCGTTCGCACGTCGGCCACGCGCCGTCGCTGTTCGTGAACGCGGCGACCTGGGGGCTGATGATCACCGGCAAGCTCGTGACGACCAACAGCGAAGCGGGCCTGTCGTCGGCGCTCACGCGCCTGATCGGCCGCGGCGGCGAGCCGCTGATCCGCAAGGGCGTCGACATGGCGATGCGCCTGATGGGCGAGCAGTTCGTCACCGGCGAAACGATTTCCGAAGCGCTCGCGAACAGCCGTAAATACGAAGCGCGCGGCTTCCGCTACTCGTACGACATGCTCGGCGAAGCGGCGACGACCGAAGAGGACGCGCAGCGCTACTACGCGTCGTACGAGCAGGCGATCCACGCGATCGGCAAGGCGGCCGGCGGCCGCGGCATCTACGAAGGCCCGGGCATCTCGATCAAGCTGTCGGCGCTGCACGCACGCTACTCGCGCTCGCAGCAGGACCGCACGATGAGCGAGCTGCTGCCGCGCGTGCGTTCGCTCGCACTGCTGGCGCGCCGCTACGACATCGGCCTGAACATCGACGCGGAAGAAGCCGACCGTCTCGAACTGTCGCTCGACCTGCTCGAGGCGCTGTGCTTCGATCCGGAGCTCGCGGGCTGGAACGGCATCGGCTTCGTCGTGCAGGGCTACCAGAAGCGCTGCCCGTTCGTGATCGACTACCTGATCGACCTCGCGCGCCGCAGCCGTCACCGCCTGATGATCCGCCTGGTCAAGGGCGCGTACTGGGACACCGAAATCAAGCGTGCGCAGGTCGACGGCCTCGAAGGCTATCCGGTCTATACGCGCAAGATCTACACCGACGTGTCGTACCTCGCGTGTGCGAAGAAGCTGCTCGCGGCACCCGACGCCGTCTACCCGCAGTTCGCGACGCACAACGCGTACACGCTGGCCGCGATCTATCACCTGGCCGGCCAGAACTACTACCCGGGCCAGTATGAGTTCCAGTGCCTGCACGGGATGGGCGAGCCGCTGTACGAGGAAGTCACGGGCCGCGACAAGCTGAACCGTCCGTGCCGCGTGTATGCGCCGGTCGGCACGCACGAAACGCTGCTCGCATACCTCGTGCGTCGCCTGCTGGAGAACGGCGCGAACACGTCGTTCGTGAACCGCATCGCCGACAAGACGGTATCGGTGAAGGAGCTGGTCGCCGACCCGGTCGACGAAGCCGCGAAGGTCGTGCCGCTCGGCGCGCCGCACGCGAAGATCCCGCTGCCGCGCCACCTGTACGGCGACGAGCGCCCCAACTCGATGGGCCTCGACCTGTCGAACGAACACCGTCTCGCGTCGCTGTCGTCCGCGCTGCTCGCGAGCGCGCATCATCCGTGGCGCGCGGCGCCGCTGCTCGCCGACGACGCGCTTGCCGACGCTCCGGCGCGCGACGTGCGCAACCCGGCCGATCAGCGCGACGTAGTCGGCACGGTCAGCGAAGCGACGGCCGAACACGTGAGCGCGGCGCTCGCGCACGCGGTGGCTGCCGCGCCGATCTGGCAGGCGACGCCGGTCGATGCGCGCGCCGACTGCCTGGTGCGCGCGGCCGACCTGCTCGAAGCGCAGATGCACACGCTGATGGGCCTGATCGTGCGCGAAGCCGGCAAGTCGCTGCCGAACGCGATCGCCGAAATCCGCGAAGCCGTCGACTTCCTGCGCTACTACGCGGCGCAGATCCGCGACGAGTTCTCGAACGACACGCACCGTCCGCTCGGTCCCGTGGTCTGTATCAGCCCGTGGAACTTCCCGCTCGCGATCTTCATGGGCCAGGTGGCCGCCGCGCTGGCGGCCGGCAACACGGTGCTCGCGAAGCCGGCCGAACAGACACCCCTGATCGCCGCCCAGGCCGTGCGCCTGCTGCGCGAGGCCGGCGTGCCGGCCGGCGCGGTGCAGTTGCTGCCGGGCACCGGCGAGACCGTCGGCGCGGCGCTGGTCGCCGATGCGCGCACCCGCGCGGTGATGTTCACCGGCTCGACCGAAGTCGCGCGCCTGATCAACAAGACGCTGTCCGCACGCCTCGACCCGGACGGCAAGCCGATTCCGCTGATCGCCGAAACGGGCGGCCAGAACGCGATGATCGTCGACTCGTCGGCGCTCGCGGAGCAGGTTGTCGCGGACGTGATGCAGTCGTCGTTCGACTCGGCCGGTCAACGGTGTTCGGCGCTGCGCGTTCTGTGTCTGCAGGACGATGTCGCGGACCGCACGCTGACGATGCTGAAGGGCGCGATGCACGAGCTGGCGCTCGGCAACCCGGACCGGCTGTCGACCGACGTCGGCCCGGTGATCGACGGCGAAGCGAAGCAGACGATCGACACGCACGTCGCGACGATGACGGACAAGGGTCACACGGTCACGCAACTGCCGGCGCCCGATGCATGCGCACACGGCACGTTCGTGCCGCCGACGCTGATCGAGATCGGCAGCATCGACGAACTGAAGCGTGAAGTGTTCGGCCCCGTGCTGCACGTGGTGCGCTACCGCCGCAGCCAGCTCGACAAGCTGCTCGAGCAGATCCGCGCGACGGGCTACGGCCTGACGCTCGGGATCCACACGCGGATCGACGAGACGATCGCGCACGTGATCTCGAACGCACACGTCGGCAACATCTACGTGAACCGCAACGTGATCGGCGCGGTGGTCGGCGTGCAGCCGTTCGGCGGCGAAGGGCTGTCGGGCACGGGCCCGAAGGCCGGCGGCGCGCTGTACCTGCAGCGCCTGCTCGCGACGCGTCCGTCGGGCCTGCCGCGTTCGCTCGCGCAGATGCTGATCGCGGACGGCGCGGTCGAAGGCGACGCGCGCGGCAATCCGGCGGCAGTGCTCACCGCGCTGCGCGACTGGCTGATCGAGCAGCGCGAGCCGGCGCTCGCCGCACGCTGCGACGGCTATCTCGCGCAGGTGCCGGCCGGCGCGACCGCAGTGCTGACCGGGCCGACGGGTGAGCGAAACACGTATACACTCGGCCCGCGCGGCACGGTGCTGTGTGTCGCGGCAACGCCGAGCGGGGCCCGCGCGCAGTTTGCGGCGGTCCTGGCGACCGGCAACCGCGCGCTGTTCGCCGGTGCGGCGGGCGAGGCGCTGGTGGCCGCGCTGCCGGCTGCGCTGAAGGCGCATGCGGCCGTGCGCAAGCAGGCGGACGTGCCGTTCGACGCGGTGCTGTTCGAAGGCGACAGCGACGAACTGCAGACGCTCGTGAAGGAAATCGCGCAGCGGCCGGGCCCGATCGTGTCGGTGCAGGGTGTGTCGGCGGGCGCGTTCGAGCATGGCGATGCGGAAGACTACGCGCTCGAGCGGCTGCTGACCGAGCGCTCGGTGAGCGTGAACACGGCGGCGGCGGGCGGCAATGCGAATTTGATGACGATCGGCTGA
- a CDS encoding class I adenylate-forming enzyme family protein — protein MNLVAALDRAARATPDLPFLIHDDTTITYAEARERSHRAAGVLSALGVAAGDRVAAMCLNTPAFVDLMFGAWRLGAAFVPINHKLQAPEVDYVLEHSRSKVILFDAVLAPVLARVIHPARRLVTEGHAAGVPNFDAMRAAMDGVAGIEPADGDVAQILYTSGTTGRPKGCVHSHRTVTFAAMAAALATGIGRHERTLMAMPIWHSSPLNNWFGGTLYAGGTVVLLREYHPLRFLQAIERERVTLYFGAPVSYTLPLDTIDGFAAFDLSSVRAWLYGGGPIGTAQAERLARAYRTNAFFQVYGMTETGPAGTTLYPDEQIAKAGSIGRQGGPGVDLRVVRIDGADAQPGDTGEIWLKADSMMLGYLDDTAATRAAFAPGGWYRTGDIARIDQDGYLFIVDRLKDMIVTGGENVYSKEVEDVLGAHPGVAEAAVVGMPHPDWGETVVAHVVLRAGAARDADALRAFCGERLAAYKIPREFVFAETLPRTPTGKLQKFLLRTRRE, from the coding sequence ATGAACCTCGTCGCCGCCCTCGACCGCGCCGCCCGCGCGACGCCCGACCTGCCGTTCCTGATCCATGACGACACGACGATCACCTACGCCGAAGCGCGCGAGCGCTCGCACCGCGCAGCGGGCGTGCTCAGCGCGCTCGGCGTCGCGGCCGGCGACCGCGTCGCCGCGATGTGCCTGAACACGCCCGCGTTCGTCGACCTGATGTTCGGCGCGTGGCGGCTCGGCGCCGCGTTCGTGCCGATCAACCACAAGCTGCAGGCGCCGGAAGTCGACTATGTGCTCGAACACAGCCGCAGCAAGGTGATCCTGTTCGACGCGGTGCTCGCGCCGGTGCTGGCGCGCGTGATCCATCCGGCGCGGCGGCTCGTCACCGAAGGCCATGCCGCCGGCGTGCCGAACTTCGACGCGATGCGCGCGGCGATGGACGGCGTCGCGGGTATCGAACCGGCCGACGGCGACGTCGCGCAGATCCTCTACACGTCCGGCACGACCGGACGCCCGAAAGGCTGCGTGCACAGCCACCGCACGGTGACGTTCGCGGCGATGGCGGCGGCGCTCGCGACCGGCATCGGCCGCCACGAACGCACGCTGATGGCGATGCCGATCTGGCATTCGTCGCCGCTGAACAACTGGTTCGGCGGCACGCTGTATGCGGGCGGCACCGTCGTGCTACTGCGCGAATACCATCCGCTGCGCTTCCTGCAGGCCATCGAGCGCGAGCGCGTGACGCTGTATTTCGGCGCGCCGGTGTCGTACACGCTGCCGCTCGACACGATCGACGGCTTCGCAGCGTTCGACCTGTCGAGCGTGCGCGCGTGGCTGTACGGCGGCGGCCCGATCGGCACTGCGCAGGCCGAACGGCTCGCGCGCGCGTATCGCACCAACGCGTTCTTCCAGGTGTACGGGATGACGGAAACGGGCCCGGCCGGGACCACGCTGTATCCGGACGAGCAGATCGCAAAGGCCGGCTCGATCGGCCGCCAGGGCGGCCCCGGCGTCGACCTGCGGGTCGTGCGGATCGATGGTGCCGACGCCCAACCGGGCGACACCGGCGAGATCTGGCTGAAGGCCGACAGCATGATGCTCGGCTATCTCGACGACACGGCCGCGACGCGCGCCGCGTTCGCGCCGGGCGGCTGGTACCGCACCGGCGACATCGCGCGCATCGATCAGGATGGCTACCTGTTCATCGTCGACCGGCTGAAGGACATGATCGTGACGGGCGGCGAGAACGTCTATTCGAAGGAAGTGGAGGACGTGCTCGGCGCGCATCCGGGCGTCGCCGAGGCGGCCGTCGTCGGCATGCCGCATCCTGACTGGGGCGAGACGGTCGTCGCGCATGTCGTGCTGCGCGCCGGCGCCGCGCGCGATGCCGATGCGCTGCGCGCGTTCTGCGGCGAGCGGCTCGCCGCGTACAAGATCCCGCGCGAATTCGTGTTTGCGGAAACGCTGCCGCGCACGCCAACCGGCAAGCTTCAGAAGTTCCTGCTGCGCACGCGCCGCGAGTAG
- the hemE gene encoding uroporphyrinogen decarboxylase, with the protein MAHTLLNDTFLRALLREPTDYTPIWLMRQAGRYLPEYNATRARAGSFLGLAKNPDYATEVTLQPLERFPLDAAILFSDILTIPDAMGLGLDFQVGEGPKFAHPVRTEADVAKLAVPDIEETLGYVTGAVREIRRALTDGQGRQRVPLIGFSGSPWTLACYMVEGGGSDDFRTVKSMAYSRPDLMHRILDVNAQAVAAYLNAQIEAGAQAVMIFDTWGGALADGAYQRFSLDYIRRVVSQLKREHDGERVPVITFTKGGGLWLEEIAATGVDAVGLDWTVNLGTARERVAGRVALQGNLDPTILFAPPAAVREQARAVLDSYGNHPGHVFNLGHGISQFTSPDHVAELVDEVHTHSRAIRSGAAG; encoded by the coding sequence GTGGCCCATACCCTGCTCAACGACACCTTCCTGCGTGCGCTTCTGCGCGAGCCGACCGACTACACGCCGATCTGGCTGATGCGTCAGGCCGGCCGCTACCTGCCCGAATACAACGCGACGCGTGCGCGCGCCGGCAGCTTCCTCGGCCTCGCGAAGAATCCCGACTACGCGACCGAAGTGACGCTGCAGCCGCTCGAGCGCTTCCCGCTCGACGCCGCGATCCTGTTCTCGGACATCCTGACGATTCCCGACGCGATGGGCCTCGGCCTCGACTTCCAGGTCGGCGAAGGGCCGAAGTTCGCGCATCCGGTGCGCACCGAGGCCGACGTCGCGAAGCTCGCGGTGCCGGACATCGAGGAGACGCTCGGCTACGTGACCGGCGCCGTGCGCGAGATCCGCCGCGCGCTGACCGACGGCCAGGGCCGCCAGCGCGTGCCGCTGATCGGCTTCTCGGGCAGCCCGTGGACGCTCGCGTGCTACATGGTCGAAGGCGGCGGGTCGGACGATTTCCGCACGGTGAAGTCGATGGCGTATTCGCGCCCCGACCTGATGCACCGGATCCTCGACGTGAACGCGCAAGCCGTGGCCGCATACCTGAACGCGCAGATCGAAGCCGGCGCGCAGGCCGTGATGATCTTCGATACGTGGGGCGGCGCGCTGGCCGACGGCGCATACCAGCGCTTCTCGCTCGACTACATCCGCCGCGTGGTGTCGCAGCTCAAGCGCGAGCACGACGGCGAGCGGGTGCCGGTGATCACCTTCACGAAGGGCGGCGGGCTGTGGCTCGAGGAAATCGCGGCGACCGGCGTCGACGCGGTCGGGCTCGACTGGACGGTCAACCTCGGCACCGCGCGCGAGCGCGTCGCGGGGCGCGTCGCGCTGCAGGGCAACCTCGATCCGACGATCCTGTTTGCGCCGCCGGCCGCGGTGCGCGAGCAGGCGCGCGCCGTACTCGACAGCTACGGCAACCACCCGGGCCACGTATTCAACCTCGGCCACGGCATCTCGCAGTTCACGTCGCCCGACCACGTCGCCGAACTGGTCGACGAAGTGCACACTCACAGCCGCGCGATCCGTAGCGGAGCGGCGGGCTGA